The sequence below is a genomic window from Ischnura elegans chromosome 2, ioIscEleg1.1, whole genome shotgun sequence.
TTGAGAGGAATTAGCAACGAAACATTCTTAAAGTGATGAAAAGAGGGCTACTTTATTAGAGGAACAAATAAGGTAATACGCATGTCAAGCATTTATGATGGATTTATTTAATAGTTTGATTTCTTGAACGTTTCCTGAAGCTCCAAGGAAAATGTTTCAGTCGCAAGTCAcccgaatgtttttttttttttttagttccgcgctcaagacgtggcaacgcagcattcgttcacTCCGGCGCACTTTCATAATGCCCACATATAATTTATGgtacatataaataataaattttcagatcaaaaaaaatttcaaataaattaaaaagtgatatctggtgatttttccgagtatttttccgcatttatcatcataatctccgcggaagcctacttggaaattaaaaagtgtttatattagttttatttcttctttcgggGTTAAATATAGGattagataatgtttaaacatttttgttaacttaaaacaaaatatgcgttctaaaaatacttCGGATATTCGATTAGCACTTTTtgatgtcgagtcgagtatgataatttctgaactaggcaatacagcaatgcatactacaatatattctactccaattttctatgatgaatatCTAGCCTAATGTAAGGAGGAAAAGGATCGTGGACGGCTAGTCAGAAGtagaagatgaatgaaaattaatgtgccgggtcggaagacgatcggccgctgcggctgacgtaaaggtattcggcgcccacgtccaCAACTACAGGTAGTGTATACAGCAAGTCGAAACTACCAggtcaaggcattagaatgacttatcggctttaaaaactgtattatttcaTGAGTATCATGATATCGCTTCcggtcggcagattgctggacttactagcctcgaaagctctgtagccgtaactactcgactcgacattcgtaatgctactcaaaCTCTCGAGGCGAGTACCAATTACTCGACTCGTCTTGAATTTTAGGGTACTCGcacattcttaaaaaaatctaaaaagccattttattagtTTACATAGATGTgagcaacttattgtggaagctGAATGCTGTAGGCGTTGTAGTTTTCCCTAGGCTGAGTTACAAAGtccatgaagttgacaaaacggctaattttacggtgcagGGAGTCATTTGTTGCACTGaagtgtctacatttttgaattgttcataaaacagaaaataaattagaatttaaaataaaattatctttaaaatgacgCATCACCCATCATTgtagcatgcactgaagcccagatataaagcTGCAAATGACAGCGGCACATaattttgacgccaacagtagTCCTTGACATTTTCAGACATGATTTCCGCGATATTGATTGAAATAAACGTCAATTGTTGGTGTTTTTATCTCAAGCATAGCGTAAACGAGGCGACGTGTTTACTGGTTTCCTGCCCTACGTAATTGTTATCGAGGACataataaaatgtcattttctcgataattaaaagcaatttAGCTCAcgaatttgttaaaaaaatatcaattacagtCCAAAGTTATACCTCATTGCTATGAATGAGCGCTCGATCAAACCAAATTCAAATTACttacattttgaacatttttcgtaaaaagttttgaaatttcttgGCAAAATGGCGGGCAGAAGTTATTAAcctatttgacaaaaaaatcatatttgcagTACCTACTCATATCGGCACACAACTTTTGCCGGATGTAACGATTCTTTCCTATAAAAAgaggcaaaacgaggcacccaaTTATACTCCTGTTTAGTCCATATATTTAATATTGtcttttgcatttaatttaatgtttacaGTCAAGGAATAGTGAAAAGactgattgaaatttttcatcggCATGACTTTCAGTAACCTTTTTTCCTAAATTAACTCACTTCTCTGCGTCTTTAATTGCAGGCGCCATGAAGCCTACCGAGGGAGCTGAAGAGGCGTTCGGCGTAGGCCGGCGTCGGATCGGCGCGGGCCCCTGTTATGCGCGGCCGTCCATGATCAGCGCTAAGTACCGGCTGAAGGAGGAACGGCGAAAGGTACTCAAGATCTCGGTGGCAAAGCTGCGCCGAATCGAAGACCCGGAGAGCTCCCTGCGCCGATCCGTCCTCATCAACAACACGGTGCGAAGGCTGCAACGGGAGGCCAGGGAGGATAAGAGCAAGGGCCAGGAGGTGGCGTTGGAGCCACTCGTGCTCTTCTGCATGCCGCCCTCGCGGACGCCCCCGCGCATGCTCAGTGCCATTGACGACGAGCAGGACGAGGCGCTGCTCATGAGCGAGGCGAGGCGGCGGAGGAAGCGGAAAGCGGAAGAAGCGGAACAGCAGCTCCTTCGAAGCGGTTGCCCAGCGGCTGTGACCGAGCAGGTGCCTCGGCGGGAAGGACCTCAGTTCTCTTGCGGACACCACGCCGCTATGCTGCACGCAGAATCCACGTCGTGCGTCTTCCACAACCTGATCGCTTCGGCCATTGAGTCGTAGCGTTGCTGCGCGTCCTCTCTCGTATCGGGAGAGGTCTTTTTCGCTGTGATTTCTTCGGACGCTTCGGCGCCATATCTATCTGGGCCCGAGGCAACTCAAGTACAATGGACACTCCTAGGAATGCTgaccaatatttcattttaatggttAGGTTGGGATAAATTTAGGCCTTAAAAGTAGACAAGTGTCATcgggtatttatatttttaacgtcCAGAAATTAAAGAATGTGTTAATGAAGTCGTGCTTGAGGAGAATGCCCCGGCCGATATTACTGAAGTATTAGTGCGTGAACAACTCCTAGCCATTTTGCTGACGTTTTTTTACGCTCAGTCCATTTGCTGCATTCAAATCAACGTTTTGTGCAAACGCAATCGTTTATGCAAAACTGGGGTGGAACTCGGTGTGTACGCACTCTTTTGTGCTCCTTGTGTGGAGCGGTTTTGACACTTGCATTTTGAGTTTTCATCCAGGACACAAATTACATACTCCTTATCGTGTTACTCATTTGGTTTTACTTTTGACCCTGTCAGTCACCATGGCAGGTCATCCAATTCTTGGTTTATTAACGGTGGGAATACTGGAGTCTGGGATATTGGGTGTTCACACTGGAGTCGAATGTTAGCTCTGAGGTCAAAATAGCATTGAAATGAGTGAGGTATGTGCCAATAGTCATAGCTCAGGGTCTGTGGTAATCACAGTAAACCTGAGGAGAAAAAAGGTCAATATTATAATTTCGCGAGCAGTGAATTGGAATCATAATTCAAATTCTTTGGTACCTGTAAGGAGTTCCAGCGAAGTAGTCAAGTGTACACACAACATATCTgtgataagaatttttaattttgttcttgATTTGACGTATCCCTGTATATATTGGTATGAATGCTCTTAACTAGGGCGTTTGGGTATTGTAAATCGGATGAATTGGGCTTTCGCTATAGAAGTGTCTACCAATGTATTCAAGGTTATGTACAGGTACCTTGCATCTCTATTGAGATGTTTTTTATATATCTGTGGGGACTTATTACGAAGATATATTGCTGATTAATATTGCGCAGTAATTTTTGGTGCCCTTTttaattgcttcatttttaatgaaatactttggtcaaggaaattaaaactttaaCTTCGTTGAAATATATCTATAAAGTTATCGTTAACGCATATTTTATCATCTCATTCAAGCCGTG
It includes:
- the LOC124154745 gene encoding uncharacterized protein LOC124154745 — encoded protein: MKPTEGAEEAFGVGRRRIGAGPCYARPSMISAKYRLKEERRKVLKISVAKLRRIEDPESSLRRSVLINNTVRRLQREAREDKSKGQEVALEPLVLFCMPPSRTPPRMLSAIDDEQDEALLMSEARRRRKRKAEEAEQQLLRSGCPAAVTEQVPRREGPQFSCGHHAAMLHAESTSCVFHNLIASAIES